AGCCGGTATTGTCTGGGACTCTGATCCTGCGATGGAGTACGAGGAGACTCTCGAGAAGGCACGAAAGTTGTTTGTTGCCCTTGGCTGGAGTCTTGAAGAATGGAAAGACAGGTAGACGTGGAAAGAGGCAAAGAACCTTTCTTTATCTGGAACGGAAGCATCCGCAAAGAGAACGAGGCGGTCGTTTGCCCGACCTCTGAGGGCCTGCTCTATGGGTTCGGCTGCTTTGAGACAATGGCTCTGCGAAATGGCGCAATTCGGTATTTTTCCGATCACTGGAAACGTCTTGGGGAAACTGTTGAGGCCTTGGGAATATCAGTAACCGTTGGTCCCGATGATTTGATGGAGCAGGTCAGCCGACTCGCAAAACAAAATCAGTGTTCGGATGGGGTTGCCCGATTCTCACTTCACCTGCGAGGCGAGGAAACAGACTGGATGGTCCGGGTTTACCCTTCGGGTTTGATGGTCGGAGATCAACCGTTGCGGATCGGGGTGTCGCGGTTTCCTCATCAAGGCTATTCACCGATCAGCTACTGGAAGCATAACAACTACCTCGTGAATATCATGGCCTTCCGCGAAGCGCGACGAAACGGATGGGACGAAGCGTTGCTATTGAGTGAGGGCAGGATCGTGGAGGGAACCCTTTCGAACTTTTGGCTGTTGCGAGAAGGTCGGTTGATAACGCCACCGCTGGAGAGTGGTGCTTTAGCCGGAGTGATTCGAGGACGTCTGATCCGCAACTCGGCGTTGAAGGGGGAGGCCATTGCCGAGGAAGAGATC
This window of the Verrucomicrobiota bacterium genome carries:
- a CDS encoding aminotransferase class IV, whose amino-acid sequence is MERQVDVERGKEPFFIWNGSIRKENEAVVCPTSEGLLYGFGCFETMALRNGAIRYFSDHWKRLGETVEALGISVTVGPDDLMEQVSRLAKQNQCSDGVARFSLHLRGEETDWMVRVYPSGLMVGDQPLRIGVSRFPHQGYSPISYWKHNNYLVNIMAFREARRNGWDEALLLSEGRIVEGTLSNFWLLREGRLITPPLESGALAGVIRGRLIRNSALKGEAIAEEEIRLEDLRKADELFLSSASMEVRPIQSITERQFPVHAESVKRLLNHVCGSNQ